TGGTCCATACTGGTAAAAGCTTTAGTTGACTTAGAAACCAATACAGAACTGGGATTACTTTGCAAAAAGATACCCGATGTTGTGTTGTGCTGTCTGTTACTTTTGTACACATGttgtatttttctcaaaaagGAGATGCGTGACAGAAAAGAAGAGCGGTAACAGACAGCCACTAATTTACACTGGGCCAAACCTTCACACCTCTCAAAGTTGCACTGATCAAAACAGCCAGCAGGGACCGCCAGACTCACGCTCCCACCTTGCTGCACAAATGCTACtcgaagaaacaaaaacaactggAGCCATAACAGATCAACAGCAATACTTATTTTgcttatacaaaaaaaaaaaaaaaaaatacaccaaaAAATTAGGAGGAAAAAGAAATATACCAATCCAATTATTGAATCCTTGAGAAGAGTTATTGCTGAAGGTGCGTTGGTGTATGGATGGGGCTCCGTCGGGGCATCCAAGAAAGGGGTcctggaagggggggggggtacggtGCGGACGGGCGGGTCACTCCTGGGTCGGTACTGTATTTTGAAGGACCGGAACTTGAACAGATCCAGATCAAACCAGGACCACAGTGTCAATCTGCCTGAGATCAGAGGGTTGGTGGCGGTTATGGTGGGGTTGGTGCTGTTGGTTTCCAGGGGCGCCGGAGGAATGTTGGGGAGCTATTGGTCAGAGGAGATGTCTCTGTCGGCCTCGGCCTTGCTGGGTTGCCCTGGCGACGAGGCGTGGGGGGGGTGAGACACGGGGGTGATGCCATGAGCCAGGGCACCTGACACCAGAGCCTCTACCCCAGCCCCAGCCCCCGTCAACCCCCCCGCTGCCACGCTGATCAGACCTGGAGGAAACCTGGCAGACGAAAACCCACAGATCAACACCTTGCTCACAACGTCCACTTGTAACAGAACATTCCCATGCAATAGTTCCCATTTCCGGAATGTGTCATTCAACTGCGCCGGTTTCACTAATCAATGGAAGAACACCAATGAGGCTCGCTGGCTGGGCTCCTGTGCTCACCTGAACTGCTGAGGTCTCACCTGTAAGCAGAGGCTCCGTTGAGTTCAGGGTGAACGGTAGCAGCCTCCATACTGGGCCACTGGGACGCGGCCATCAGATACTCCTTGTTCACACAGTTCTTCAGGCTGTCTGGGATACGACCTGACAGGAACCACAGAAAGCATTGGGACATCTAGAAGTGCACCAAACTTTTGAAAAGGACATTCTTCggaatggaaaaaaaattatgtatataCAAGGCTGataatattttagattttatttccattttcagAACCCCAGAAATATGTAGTATTATTACCCTAATAATGCATTGAGAAAACAATGTTAAGATAAATAATGGACCATGCATTTCATATGGGCTACATATTGGGCTGCAGGGAGCCTTGCATCCATGGCAGTCCAAGCATCAGAAAACAAATGGTTGCAAGATCAAATCCGATATTGGTATTGGTTAATACAAGTGACCTTATATGCTGATAAGGTCTCGACAAGTGACATTTTTACGGCCTCTGTAAAAAAATCGACAGAAAAACAGCTGGTtttctccaaaaacaattaGGTCAATCTACAGAAATATTCAGCCACATGTCAAAGCCTAGCTGATCctattaatatacagtatgtctagCGTCCCATCCTTACACCCATGCTAACATGACAGGCAACAGAAAATGACAAACTTCATTGAGACTTCTAATTCCATAATGTTTCtagctttttttaaatccatatAATTGTTTAAATATCTCTGGAACACTCTGGTAACTATCTCTGCCTGTGTTAAGCCAATTATTTGatgcaaatatgttgacaatCAACAACTTGTCCTGAACAAATTCACAGGGTTATCAAACACGGACCTACACCTAAAAGACCTTATttaaagtgaatgcaaaaagCCTAACGGGATAaaatgtgtaatgcaaaaaGAGACGCGTTCAGGGTTTGCCGATAGGTTCTGTCAGGGAGTACGAGGCGTCGAGCATTCATCTCTATAAAGCTGTATTAGAAAGAATGAATCAACATCCGCGGGGGGAGCCCGACTGTCTTACCAGTGATGGCACGGCGCACCTCCCTAGCTGCCTCCTCTCGGGCCTCGATGGAGGCCTGCTCACTGTACCAGGAGGTGTGAGGGGTACAGATCAGGTTAGGAGCATCCTTCAGGGGACCCTGGGAGAAACTACAACAGaaaccagacagagacaggaacgGTTAATACGGGGGTTAGAGAGACTGGGGGACACGGAGACTTGGGACTGGGGGACACGGAGACTTGGGACTGGGGGACACGGAGACTGGGGGACACGGAGACTTGGGACTGGGGGACACGGAGACTTGGGACTGGGGGACACGGAGACTTGGGGACTGGGGGACACGGAGACTTGGGGACACGGAGACTTGGGGACTGGGGGACACGGAGACTGGGGGACACGGAGACTGGGGGACACGGAGACTGGGGGACACGGAGACTTAGGTATGACAATTCAATGTTACTTTCCCCACTAGGAAAAAGGCTATTTCCACCTTTTTAGGTTGGATTAAATGAGGAATTAAAGGTATAGGCATAAATGATGAAGGctataaaatgtgtgtgcacCTGAACGGCTCCGTCTCGTGAACATCCAGGGCAGCTCCTCGTATCCGTCCTTCCTTCAAGGCCTGAGCCAGAGCCTTCTCATCTACCAAACCACCCCGTGCAGAGTTCACCAGGAAGGCACCCTGAcgcatctacacacacacacacacacacacacacacaaacacacacattagctTAAACACATACTATCCAAGACGCAACTAACACATGACAGTCGCCTAACTCCATTTATAAACAAACGATCCCCGACTCATCCAGAAATGGAATACAAACAAGGGTAACCCCATATAAACCCTCACATGCTTGTAAATGTCCGATAACAGCCCAGTACGTCGAGCGTGACGTGAGCCCGTGTCTGTTCCCAGACCTGTTTGATGGTGAAGTCGTTgatgaggtgatggttgtgcTCGTTGAGGCTGCAGTGGAGAGAGACACAGTCGGAGTGGATGAGCAGGTCCTGCAGGGTGGCCATCCTCTGAAGGCCCAGGGAGCGCTCCACGCCGTCAGGCAGGTAGGGGTCGTAGAAGATCACCCCGAAACCAAAGGCCTTGGCCCGCAGAGCCACCGCCTGGCCCACACGACCTGCAGATGGGGTTAACCGAAGTTAAAGAAACACTTTGGCAATTGTAGGTCGCACAGTTCCTAAAAATGGTGTgctgtcatgcaaaaaaagaatTTAGCTTACAGCTAAATTCCCAGACAGCATGTTTAACAACTGTTCCAAAACCCATTGAGTGTTTTCACGGTAGGGTTTAGAGCAGTGATACCAACAGCCGATATTCATAGACCACAACCGGCCCATGTTGATATGGATGTTTCGTCCTTTCTATGCCTGTTGTGTCTCAGGCAGAAATTCTAATAAAAAGCTGCTGCTGGTGAGGCTTCACATTCAACAAATGGAAGCGCAATCATACAAAAAGttatttctgtacattttataacaAGACACAAAAAGAAGTCTGATAATGGGATGAATGGAAAAGGAACAAACAATATCATTAGTATCAATTGGTCTGAAATAATCGGCCTAATTCAAAGCGGTTGTTGGCCGGTATCTATATGGAGTTAAGAGTCTCTGGCACAGCGTCGACAGAAGAATCGGGGCAAGTCCCCCACAAAAACCAGCCCCGCCCTCGGACCGCTACTCACCCAGACCTATGATGCCAAGCGTCTCCCCGCGGATGCGGGCCGCTCCGCCGGCCACCTCCCTGATCTGCTCCACGCTGGAGGCCCGGGTGCCCTCTCTCAGGGCCTGGTGCATCCAGGTGACGCGGCGGTACAAGTTCAGGATCAGACACATGGAGGTGTCGGCAGTCTCCTCCACCGACGACGCGGGCACGTTACACACCGCGATGCCTGGAGCCGAGAGGTCAGGAagaggacggggggggggggggaggacgggggggggaggaggaaaGAGCGGGAGACAGTGGCATGAAGGAAAAAGCGGGGGGAGAGTTCGGGAAGTCAGCTGGTTTTCTACTGACCATACATAGAGAACCACTCAGGTCACAGTGGCGATGGACTGAGTTTATGTTCTGTGACCTCCATAAGCACTGGGACAAGAAAACCCACACAAGGCAGATGAAAAGATGATTAAAAGACGAATATAATGCAGACGTACagaatgccccccccccttttaTTTCTGGCCATTTCAACACAcgttttaccaactaagaataacCACGGCCCCACTGACCCCAACTCATGCGAGCAGAAGCATTGGGAAATTCATCCCACGGGTGTTTTCTAATGGATTGAAGGGTTTCCTGGTACATCGACTGGTGTCGTCAGCAATCAGCACTGACCAGGTCAGATAAGGCAAAGAACAGCAGCTGATGACAGAATGCTGGGGCGAAAGTGTCAGTCTGCTGATCGCAGGAGACTTCGGCAGCAGAATTACAAAGGCCGTGCAGCAAGACGCAAACCTCCGATCACCACcaaaaacagaaaggccagattagaatATGCTAAAATGCACATTAAGTTTTATAGACAGGTGTGAAAAAGGTGAACCTTTATAAAATGGCAAGTGtctggagaaaaaaaggaactgaaGACTATCCAAAGCATACTGCATCctgtgtgaaacatggtggaggaagtCGTGGCCATGCATGGCTCCCTATGGAACACGTTTAC
The window above is part of the Esox lucius isolate fEsoLuc1 chromosome 4, fEsoLuc1.pri, whole genome shotgun sequence genome. Proteins encoded here:
- the ctbp1 gene encoding C-terminal-binding protein 1 isoform X1 is translated as MALMDKHKVKRQRLDRICEGIRPPILNGPMHPRPLVALLDGRDCTIEMPILKDVATVAFCDAQSTQEIHEKVLNEAVGALLYHTITLSRDDLDKFKGLRVIVRIGSGFDNVDIKAAAELGIAVCNVPASSVEETADTSMCLILNLYRRVTWMHQALREGTRASSVEQIREVAGGAARIRGETLGIIGLGRVGQAVALRAKAFGFGVIFYDPYLPDGVERSLGLQRMATLQDLLIHSDCVSLHCSLNEHNHHLINDFTIKQMRQGAFLVNSARGGLVDEKALAQALKEGRIRGAALDVHETEPFSFSQGPLKDAPNLICTPHTSWYSEQASIEAREEAAREVRRAITGRIPDSLKNCVNKEYLMAASQWPSMEAATVHPELNGASAYRFPPGLISVAAGGLTGAGAGVEALVSGALAHGITPVSHPPHASSPGQPSKAEADRDISSDQ
- the ctbp1 gene encoding C-terminal-binding protein 1 isoform X2, whose protein sequence is MQGIRPPILNGPMHPRPLVALLDGRDCTIEMPILKDVATVAFCDAQSTQEIHEKVLNEAVGALLYHTITLSRDDLDKFKGLRVIVRIGSGFDNVDIKAAAELGIAVCNVPASSVEETADTSMCLILNLYRRVTWMHQALREGTRASSVEQIREVAGGAARIRGETLGIIGLGRVGQAVALRAKAFGFGVIFYDPYLPDGVERSLGLQRMATLQDLLIHSDCVSLHCSLNEHNHHLINDFTIKQMRQGAFLVNSARGGLVDEKALAQALKEGRIRGAALDVHETEPFSFSQGPLKDAPNLICTPHTSWYSEQASIEAREEAAREVRRAITGRIPDSLKNCVNKEYLMAASQWPSMEAATVHPELNGASAYRFPPGLISVAAGGLTGAGAGVEALVSGALAHGITPVSHPPHASSPGQPSKAEADRDISSDQ
- the ctbp1 gene encoding C-terminal-binding protein 1 isoform X3 codes for the protein MALMDKHKVKRQRLDRICEGIRPPILNGPMHPRPLVALLDGRDCTIEMPILKDVATVAFCDAQSTQEIHEKVLNEAVGALLYHTITLSRDDLDKFKGLRVIVRIGSGFDNVDIKAAAELGIAVCNVPASSVEETADTSMCLILNLYRRVTWMHQALREGTRASSVEQIREVAGGAARIRGETLGIIGLGRVGQAVALRAKAFGFGVIFYDPYLPDGVERSLGLQRMATLQDLLIHSDCVSLHCSLNEHNHHLINDFTIKQMRQGAFLVNSARGGLVDEKALAQALKEGRIRGAALDVHETEPFSFSQGPLKDAPNLICTPHTSWYSEQASIEAREEAAREVRRAITGRIPDSLKNCVNKEYLMAASQWPSMEAATVHPELNGASAYR